From the genome of Anaerobacillus sp. CMMVII:
CTTAGTGTAAGCTTTATTAGAAATTTTGACAACAGCATAGATACTCAAGAGCAATTTCAATTAGCTATGTACCAAGAAACTGTAGACATCGAAACAGAAACTGTCCCAATAGCTCAGCCCATCATCGTTGACGTGAAAGGAGCCGTAGAAAAACCTGGAGTCTATGAGATGAAACTTGGAGATCGGGTGGTCCATGCCATTGAAAAAGCAAATGGATTTCTCCAAGAGGCAAATAAAAATGTCATAAATTTGGCTTTATTGCTAGAGGACGAAATGGTAATTTTTGTTCCAATAACTGGTGAGGAAGAAATACAAGACTTAGTACCATTAATCTCCAATAAATCTAGTGAAAAAATCAATGTAAACGTTGCCTCAAATGATGAGCTACAAAAGATCCCAGGGATCGGTCCTGCAAAGGCAGCCGCAATTATTAAATATCGAGAAGAAAATGGGAAATTTAACAGCATTGGAGAATTAACGAATGTATCAGGAATAGGTCAAAAAACTGTTGAAAAGATGACAGAATTCATCGAGGTAAAGTAATAAAACATTTACCTTTAAATTTATTGACAATTCTTACTATTAGCCGGTATAATCACCACAATGGCAAAATTAAATGAAAACTCTTATTGAGAGAGGTGGAGGGACTGGCCCTATGAAACCCGGCAACCAGTGTGAAAACACAAGGTGCTAAATCCAACAGAGCTTTGTAGTTCTGAAAAATGAGAGAAAGAAGCAGATATTAACTCTTCTCTCAACCTGAGGAAGAGTTTTTTATTTTGGGAATTTATTTTAATGAATTTCATAATTCACTATTGTCGCTACTAGTTCTAAATGTAGTTGCGTAGAACCATTCGTAACTACAAATAGATTTGATATAGCTCGATTAAGGTAATTATGAAATTCACTCAATTAGAGGAGGAAAACAAAAAATGACCGAAAGAAAATGGAGTTTAGAAACAATTGCTGTACATGGGGGACAGGAAGCTGATAGTAATACGTTATCAAGGGCAGTCCCAATATATCAAACTACCTCTTATGTTTTTAA
Proteins encoded in this window:
- a CDS encoding helix-hairpin-helix domain-containing protein, which encodes MIKIKRNRIFLIAVCTIALLLSVSFIRNFDNSIDTQEQFQLAMYQETVDIETETVPIAQPIIVDVKGAVEKPGVYEMKLGDRVVHAIEKANGFLQEANKNVINLALLLEDEMVIFVPITGEEEIQDLVPLISNKSSEKINVNVASNDELQKIPGIGPAKAAAIIKYREENGKFNSIGELTNVSGIGQKTVEKMTEFIEVK